The genomic stretch GCTCTtatatgttctctctctctctctcttttccacctttcattttttcttattatttaaaTGCTACAattgcactttttttttcttttttggataagCAAATATATTGCATATTTTTAATGCTAGTTATGAAatgtctttttatttatttattttttctttatttttttattttttattttttttatttttttggaaaggcAAATATATGGCAAACTTTTAATTAGACATTATTTGATATTATATAGAAACAAAATATAGGATGAAGAATAAATAGATGAAATTTCCACACATGAATtgtaattaatttaattagatGAAACTGATGGATATTCTTTTGAACTACAGGCTCAATACGTGAGCAAAGATCCAAATTATCTTGGTTGCAAAACGAGCGTATGCCAGAAGCACATTGCTGGCGTATGTGTAGTGAAAACATGCAATGCTTCATTAACATTTCATGTCGTTAACATCAGAACTGATATAGAGTTTGTGTTCTTCGCTGGGGGATTTGATACTCCTTGCATTTTAAAAAGAACAGACCCTGTGAACTTTGCTAATCCAAATACCCCTTTGTATGGCCATCTCTCAAGCGTGGATTCAACTGGACAATTGGTAATTTGGGTTTTCTTGATCTCATAAACTTGATTATTTACATCTATATGATGTGACTGTGAACTAATTATTAGATGATATTGTTTGTGTTTTTATCTTGTGGCAGATGAGATTAACATGGGTGAGTGGAGACCAAAATCCTCAACAAGTTCAATTTGGGAATGGAAATTCACAAACATCAGCAGTTACTACTTTTACACAAAATGATATGTGCAGTGAGTCCTTAATcttttttccattcttcttttattcacttttttttttctatttttttggcaaTAATTATTTTTCCTCCTCTACATTTTACCTCCTTCAATTCTAGCCTTGTCCTCTAAGGAGTAAAATTTTGAGGGAAGGCTTCCATTAATAACTCAttgttctttcttattttggtaGAGGAGATTTTCATTACAAGAAAGAAACATAAGAGTTAGAATaacttaaaataataataataataataataataataataataataataataaaaataataataataataataataataataataataataataataataatacaaaaaataGAGAGACGAGATCTTGTAGCTCAAAGGTGCTGCCAGCTGGCATATGACCCAGAAAGTCTCGTGTTCTAACCTTCGTCCGTCCCACTTTACCCCCTAACTCCCCCCTCTACCTATGGCCCCCGCTCTATAGGCTTTTGATGACTGCTAGGTAGTCAATGacctagaaagaaaaaaaaaaagagaagatgagGGATAAGGGTTTTTGGTGTCTCCTTTGTATCCCTTACAGCAGCTATGTGCACGGTCGTGCACGGAACTTCTCCCTTATTATCATTAGGAAAGGGTTTTGTGCACGATCGTGCACCATGCACGAGTATGTATGAATTCGTTGGATGGGGGATGAGGTCTACAATACACCTCCCTCAAGCCCATCTAAGGGTTGTGTGTGCATGCACGACTGTGCTCATAAATTTTGCGTTATTATTGTTATCATACCCAAACAAAATAattactaaataaataaaacaaggaaacaaagttCCAATATTCCTCCAActctcataattttttttagtttttaactCTGAAAAAATACCAAGAACTGTGTGAATCATTGACTAACCGTATAAATGGCATCAAAGAAAAAACTAGTTATAAAATGTTTAGCATCAATTTGCTTTGATTATCACCATAAACAGATTGAGAAACTAGTTATAAAATGGTATCTTCCAGATTTGGATTTCGGTAAGATTCTTCTATTTGCTTCTTACCCAAGTCTATAACCAATTAAACAGATTGGGAAACAAGAGATTTTCCTGCTGTTTCGTTTTTTAGCCTTCTTAAGTTTCTAATGTACATATGGAAATAGAAACACATTCAAGATGACCACATAAGCTTCCTTATTGCCATTTTCAAGCAAAGTTTTCCTTATCAGAGATTTCATCTAATTCACACATATGACAGGCAATTAGGGTTCAAAATTGGTCAAATTATCTGACCAACCTGACACTCCACACCGTATACTATTGTGAACCTGGCCCCTCAAGAGCTGTGTTTTCAATTAAAATTCAATTGATAGCACAATGCCAACTACTTCATCTAGTTTCATTTCTTAGATAAATAAGCCTTACAACACTTTCTTCCTCCAACTGATTAGGTAATGCTCTATCAAGGATCCCTCAATATTTTCCCAAATAAATATGGTATTTTATCTGATTAGTTTTAATCATCTGATTTATCTTCTTGATATTTTTTCTGTTAGCTTCTTGATGCATTAATATTGGATTCTTCGAAAACCAGTAAAACTACAAATAATTAACTCGTTCGATCTAATCAATTAATTATGCATATTGTAACCCAAACGAAACTTGATTGCTACCTCAATAGCCACCAGGAAAATGGAATCCTAGGAGGGTATTTCCACCACTGCCCTTTGGATTCCATTTCCTGGTTGGTAGCAGGAACTTGGGTAGCAGCCAAGGTTTTTTGGATTCACGGCTGGAGAGGGACCAGCCACGGCCACGGTTTtctgtctttctttctcctgatttttgtttcttattttttctcccttattttttcttacctgtttctttttccctctcccattttgtgtctatctttctcctcaCTGGTCTCTCTCCAACCACCACTCAGCTAGAGAGGATTTGAATCCAATTTTTTCCATCATTCTATAGATACCACAATAATCGATAGCTCAGGAAACAGATGGTGTTGTAATTTTTGATATTTCCTGATTTTGTTGTGGGGGAAGTCATTGCAGACTATAAATAATacagttttatattttcttttttcttttttttcaaaattggtATATAGGTAGCAAAATACGAAGCCCGGCCAAAGATTTTGGATGGCATGACCCTGGCTACATTCATACTGCTCTCATGACCGGACTTCAACCTTCAACAAGTTACTCCTATAGATATGGAAGGTAAGTGTAATTAGTAAAaaacaatgagagagagagagagagaaatctagCAGTCCATGAAGATATCTCCCTAATGAATTAGAaatgtgccttttttttttttttttcttttgaaaatttattcTGTCAAATCTTCATTGAGATTAGATACCTTAATGTCTCATTGCAGTGATTCAGTCGGCTGGAGTGATCAAATTAAATTTTCGACACCACCTGCAGGAGGATCAGCTGAGCTCAGATTCATTTCATTTGGGGACATGGGAAAGGCTCCCCTTGATGCCTCTGTTGAGCACTACATTCAGGTCATAACCTCGAAAATTTTCAACTCTGCTACAAAGATTTAACTCatctttatataataaattgaCCAGATCTTAAGCAGAAGGGGATGAAATTCTTATTTGAACTTGTGTTGTTTAAATAAACAGCCAGGATCAATAGCAGTGACAGATGCCATGGCCAAAGAAGTTGCATCAGGCAATGTAGACTCCATTTTTCACATTGGAGACATCAGCTATGCAACAGGCTTCTTAGTAGAATGGGATTTCTTCCTTCACCAAATTAGTGCTCTAGCATCTCATGTTTCCTACATGACTGCAATTGGCAACCATGAGAGAGATTATATCGACTCCGGATCAGTCTACAATACTCCGGACTCAGGTGGAGAATGTGGAGTAGCTTATGAGACCTATTTTCCTATGCCTACTATTGCTAAGGACAAGCCATGGTACTCCATAGAACAAGGGCCAGTTCATTTCACTGTCATTTCTACAGAGCATAATTGGAGCTCAAACTCAGAACAGGTAATTAAACTGATCTCTAATCCATCATGTTTTAAGGAATCCTTAAAATCTGCTTTTTTGATCATActctaacaaaaataaaatctgtTACAGTACAAATGGATGGAAATGGACATGGGTTCGGTTAACCGATCAAGGACTCCTTGGTTAATTTTCACAGGGTGAGGATGACCAAAAACATTACCCAGCTCCAATTTTTTCCCCTAATTGTTCAATCAATGCTACAATTTTTTTGGAcaaaattgattatttattgCATGGAAGAAATATATTAGTagcttatttttcattttttactagGCTATATATGATTTATACATGTGGTCGCCTACATGAATCTTGTGAGATATAGGTTTTAGACGAAATTTTTAGCATCATCCATCTCAAGAAGGATGAATAAgttataaaataatattatttcttgaaacatttcTTCACGCAGACACAGACCAATGTATTCTTCCAAAAAAGCTGGAATACTTGCAAGTGTAGATCCAGATTTTGTATCAGCTGTAGAGCCTTTACTAATGAACTACAAGGTAAGAGTTAAATGCATCCTATGCAACAAGATAatgtttctttaaaaaaataatgagatcaagggttgaaaaagaaaattttataccATATCAATTTCTACCTTTAAATCTACATTGTTTATTTAGAATATGATACATTTGTGATCATGAATCAGGTGGATCTAGTTCTCTGGGGCCATGTCCATAACTATGAAAGAACATGTGCCGTTTATCAAAAGAACTGTAAGGCCATGCCTAAAAAAGATGCAAATGGGATTGATACATATAATAATACAAATTACAGTGCTCCAGTTCATGCAGTTATTGGTATGGCAGGATTCACACTGGAACCGTTCCCAACTAATGTAAGTAAATGAgtatcatcttctttctttggtGGTTTCTTTTTCTAGTGATTGGCGGGTATGCTCCTTTTATTTATACCTACACAGATGGACTAAGCCAGTGGTAGATTATTGGGTTGGTTATGCATAACTTATTGGGGCTTTGATTTCAAGAAAGCTGGGAATTCCTATTCCTCTTAGGAAAGCCCTAGTGGTGATGGAAGTATTTAGGGTTTCTTCTATCTCACTTTGGTTCAAATTGAACACGGATAGTTGTTGGTTTGGTAACCCATGTCGAACGGGGAGGGAGGGATCATTAGGGATTTCAAAGCTAGGGTAATCTCTGCCTTTGGAAATTTTCTTGGCCATAGAACCAATTATGAAGCTGAGTTCATGGCATTAGTGAATGGCATAGTGGCTGCAAAATATCTGGGTATTCAGTCTctctggattgaatgtgattctgcAGCAGTGACAGTGGTGGTGTATGGTGGTTCTATCCCTTGGTGTGTTCGACAAGACTGGAATTATGCCAATGTATATCTTTCTTCCATTAGGTGAAAACTCTTGCATTGCTATAGAGAAGTTAATCCAATTGCGGATTATTTCACAAATTTGGCTGCAAAAAATGAACCTTTGCCATCAAGACTGATTTTGTCCCTTACAATTCAGAATGACCTCTCGGTAGATGCCCAGGTAGACCGAGATATCGTATTTTGGGTTGATTGAGTTTGTTAAG from Macadamia integrifolia cultivar HAES 741 chromosome 14, SCU_Mint_v3, whole genome shotgun sequence encodes the following:
- the LOC122060513 gene encoding probable inactive purple acid phosphatase 27, which encodes MNNSLLSWNFASLLFLFLFMFGSSSARTLSSLSSPSSSSSSYFRINSSMVEFDGYSGISDFRVLNRRSLLSCGDPNKYLQINISSVAAGSGLSNDQYVTVTVSGVLVPASSDWVAMISPSYSNVTDCPLNEAMYLQTGDTSSLPLLCHYPVKAQYVSKDPNYLGCKTSVCQKHIAGVCVVKTCNASLTFHVVNIRTDIEFVFFAGGFDTPCILKRTDPVNFANPNTPLYGHLSSVDSTGQLMRLTWVSGDQNPQQVQFGNGNSQTSAVTTFTQNDMCSSKIRSPAKDFGWHDPGYIHTALMTGLQPSTSYSYRYGSDSVGWSDQIKFSTPPAGGSAELRFISFGDMGKAPLDASVEHYIQPGSIAVTDAMAKEVASGNVDSIFHIGDISYATGFLVEWDFFLHQISALASHVSYMTAIGNHERDYIDSGSVYNTPDSGGECGVAYETYFPMPTIAKDKPWYSIEQGPVHFTVISTEHNWSSNSEQYKWMEMDMGSVNRSRTPWLIFTGHRPMYSSKKAGILASVDPDFVSAVEPLLMNYKVDLVLWGHVHNYERTCAVYQKNCKAMPKKDANGIDTYNNTNYSAPVHAVIGMAGFTLEPFPTNGTASWSLVRISEFGYVRFHATVQDLGAEFVSTNTMKVEDRFRIIKN